The genome window CAGCGCCTCGGACATCGCGACCCGGGTCGTCGCGGGCGAACTGTCGAAAAGACTGGGCGTGAAAGTGATCGTCGAGAATCTGCCCGGGGCCGGCGGCGTGCTGGGCGCCTCCCGGCTCCACGGCGCCAAGCCCGACGGCTATACGCTGGCGGCGCTGAACAACGGCCTGATCACTTTCGTTCCCAATCTTCCCGACCGGCCATCCTTCGACATCGGCACGCTGGCGGCGGTCAGCATGATTGCCGAACTTCCCAGCGTCCTGGTCGTGCCCGCCGCGTTGCCGGCCTCGACGCTGCGGGAATTCGTGGACTATTCCAGGCAGCATCCCGGCAAGCTTTCCTATGGCTCGGTCGGCATGGGCAGCCCCCAGCACATCGCCATGGAAATGCTGAAATCGGCCACCGGCGCCGATCTCCTGCACGTTCCCTATCGCGGCGGCCCGCAAGCGGTCGCGGACGTCGTGTCCGGGCAGATCCAGGCGACCTGGATCGCGGTGTCCGTAGCGGTTCCGTTCATCAAGACGGGACAGCTGCGGCCCCTGGCCGTCGGCGGTGGCACGCGATCCCCGCAACTGCCCGATACGCCGACGCTGAAAGAGGCCGGCGTGCGCGAGTTCGAGTACGTGCCCTGGGTCGGCCTGTACGCGCCGCCCAACACGCCGGCTCCGGTGCTGCGCGTGCTGAGCGAAGCCGTCCAGGGCGTGCTGGACCAGAAGGCCAGCCGCGACCAGATCGCCGGCTACGGGCTGCGGGCCCGCGCCAGCAGCCCCGCCGAGCTTCAGCAGGTGGGGCAGACCGAGCGCGGCGAAATGGCGGCGGTCATCGAAGGCCTGCGCCTGCGGTAAGGCCAGGCCCCCTCTCCCCTCGCAAGCGAACCTGACCCCATGCCCAACTCCGTCAAGCAGGAGCTCATGCGATGCGCGGCCGCCCGCGCATGGCTGTCGAGCGAGGCCGGCCAGACACCGGCCGAGCCGTCCACGCATGCCGCTCCCCCTGTCGTCATGCGCGTCAGCGCGCACCCCTCGGCCGACGCGTACGTGGTCCGGGAAGTATTCGACCCGTCGTTCTCGGCGCTGCGCCGCATGTCCCGCGGCCGGCTCGTGGCCGAAGGCCATTGGGGGGAAAGCGCGCATCCCGCCGCTGAAGGCTTCGAGGCCTTGGCCGACGGCCGGACCGACCTTGCGCCGTGCTACACGAACTGGCGGGCCGACGACTACCCGATGGCCCAGTTGCTGGCGCTGCCCGGACTCTTTCCCAACAGCGAGATCGGCACCGAGGTCGCGGAGCGGCTGTATGCGAAATACCTGCGGACCGAGTTCGAAAGGCCGGGCCTGCTGATGGGACGCCTGAAGGCCACCGGTGCTTACCACCTGTTCTCGCACAAGCCGGTCCGGCGCCTCGCGGACCTGCGCGGCATGTCGATCGCCGTCAACGCCGGCCTGGACAGCCGGATCGCCACGGCGCTCGATGCCACGCCCGTTGCGCTGAGTTCGGTGGAGCTGCTGCCGGCCTTTCTCGCGGGCCGCGTCGATGCGGTCTCGCTTGCCGACGGATCGGCGGATGTCTTCGGCGTGGGCGCAAAGGCCCCCTATCGGATCGAGATGGGCGTTTCCATGATGAACATGGAGTTCGGGCTGAGCGCCGCGTTCCTGCAACGGCTGGAACCCGGCCTCCAGGCCATCCTGAACGACTGGCTGCGCGCCGAGGCCCAGGCCGAGACCCAGATCCTGTATGGCCTTGGCGGCGCCCTGGCGCGGGAACGATTCGCGGCGGCGGGATGCGCGTTCCTGGAGCTGCCCACGCACGAGCGGATGGCGCTCGACGAAAGAATGGCCGACCTGGCGGACCGGACGACCCGCGAACTCGATCGACGTTCCCTGCCCGCCTCCCGTTTCGTGGCCGAGGCGCGCGAACTGGCCCGTGGCCTGGCGGGCAAGGACGCCAATCAGTTGATGCGCGATGCCATCGAACGGCCGCTGCGGCTGCTGTCCCCCGCCGACTGACCCTTTTCGTCGAGGTCTTCCATGAGTGCTTACTGGCTGGCGCGCAGCCGGGTCATCGATCCGGTCCGCTACATGAAATATGCGGAGCAGGTTCCCGCCATCATCGAGAAATATGGAGCGCGGGTGCTGTCCCGGGGCGCGCCCTTCGTGCAGGTCGAGGGCGACGGCCATTTCACGCGCTTCGTCTTGCTGGAGTTTCCCTCGCTGCAGCAGGCGCTCGATTGCTACCACTCGCCGGAATACCAGCGTGCCAGACAGCATCGGCTGGATGGGGCCGGCGAAGCGGAAATCACGCTGCTGGAAGCGGGCGAATTCACGTCCGCCATGACCCTGGAACGCGCCTCGAACGCGTGACGCACCCCACTGGCGGCGCCGGACGCCGCGCCAAGGAGAGCACAGCGATGCCCCTGCAATACATCGAACACTATCTCGTGCAGACCGAGGACTTCGAGGGAACCGTCCACTGGTACCAGCACGTGCTGGGCATGGCGCCGGGGCCGACGCCCGATTTCGGCTTCCCCGTCCAGTGGATGTACCTGGGTGACCGCGACGTCCTGCACATTACCCACGGCGGCAGGAAGACCACCGACAACCGCAAGCGCTACCTCGGCCAGCAGTCCGAGCAGACCAGCGGCTCGGGAGTCATCGACCACATCGGCTTTCGCTGCAGCGGCCTGCACGACATGATGGCCGGCCTGCGGGCCAGGCAGGTCGATTTCCGCCAGCGCCGCGTCAACGCCCAGGGGCTCTACCAGCTCTTCCTGTTCGACCCGAACGGGGTGAAGGTGGAACTCAACTTCCCCGCCGACGAGGCCGTCGGGCTGGAGCCGGAAATCGACGCCAGCACGTTCACCTACCAGCACGCGAACGACTGACGCCCAGTCAACGCCCCCTAGGACCTCCCATGAAACCTGGTTTTC of Pigmentiphaga sp. H8 contains these proteins:
- the dctP gene encoding TRAP transporter substrate-binding protein DctP translates to MPNSVKQELMRCAAARAWLSSEAGQTPAEPSTHAAPPVVMRVSAHPSADAYVVREVFDPSFSALRRMSRGRLVAEGHWGESAHPAAEGFEALADGRTDLAPCYTNWRADDYPMAQLLALPGLFPNSEIGTEVAERLYAKYLRTEFERPGLLMGRLKATGAYHLFSHKPVRRLADLRGMSIAVNAGLDSRIATALDATPVALSSVELLPAFLAGRVDAVSLADGSADVFGVGAKAPYRIEMGVSMMNMEFGLSAAFLQRLEPGLQAILNDWLRAEAQAETQILYGLGGALARERFAAAGCAFLELPTHERMALDERMADLADRTTRELDRRSLPASRFVAEARELARGLAGKDANQLMRDAIERPLRLLSPAD
- a CDS encoding DUF1330 domain-containing protein: MSAYWLARSRVIDPVRYMKYAEQVPAIIEKYGARVLSRGAPFVQVEGDGHFTRFVLLEFPSLQQALDCYHSPEYQRARQHRLDGAGEAEITLLEAGEFTSAMTLERASNA
- a CDS encoding tripartite tricarboxylate transporter substrate binding protein, with amino-acid sequence MTSAPHAGLRRGLQLLLAVVGLAWRPALADEPFPSKPITVIVSLQAGSASDIATRVVAGELSKRLGVKVIVENLPGAGGVLGASRLHGAKPDGYTLAALNNGLITFVPNLPDRPSFDIGTLAAVSMIAELPSVLVVPAALPASTLREFVDYSRQHPGKLSYGSVGMGSPQHIAMEMLKSATGADLLHVPYRGGPQAVADVVSGQIQATWIAVSVAVPFIKTGQLRPLAVGGGTRSPQLPDTPTLKEAGVREFEYVPWVGLYAPPNTPAPVLRVLSEAVQGVLDQKASRDQIAGYGLRARASSPAELQQVGQTERGEMAAVIEGLRLR
- a CDS encoding VOC family protein is translated as MPLQYIEHYLVQTEDFEGTVHWYQHVLGMAPGPTPDFGFPVQWMYLGDRDVLHITHGGRKTTDNRKRYLGQQSEQTSGSGVIDHIGFRCSGLHDMMAGLRARQVDFRQRRVNAQGLYQLFLFDPNGVKVELNFPADEAVGLEPEIDASTFTYQHAND